In one Bryobacteraceae bacterium genomic region, the following are encoded:
- a CDS encoding type II secretion system F family protein: MMILIAILLFVGITVAGAGIGMRMWVRPKEAIERVTGSGPVHIEEAPAHPSLVFHELVKKLGTIMPVNPRDAGVIQRRMIRAGIRNPNAMKFFYGSKVLFGAVCPLLMSLAVANSPADPSNKIMAIMAAAAAGFFGPNEYVSIRAKRRQKEIRRGLPNALDLLVVCVESGLGLDQAVVQVAKDLEKAHPEISEEFAMVNYELKAGKRRIDALRNLAERSAVDDLKKLVAVLIQADRFGTGVAQSLRGHSEFMRVQARQTAEEKAAKLGVKLVFPIFFCILPSLFVVTVGPMVVKIIRDLLPMMNNI; this comes from the coding sequence ATGATGATTCTCATCGCCATTCTCCTGTTCGTGGGCATCACCGTCGCCGGAGCCGGCATCGGGATGCGCATGTGGGTCAGGCCGAAAGAGGCCATCGAGCGCGTCACCGGCAGCGGCCCGGTCCATATCGAGGAAGCGCCGGCGCATCCGAGCCTGGTTTTCCACGAGTTGGTCAAGAAGCTCGGCACGATCATGCCGGTGAACCCTCGGGACGCCGGCGTCATCCAGCGCCGGATGATCCGAGCGGGCATTCGCAATCCGAACGCGATGAAGTTCTTCTACGGGTCGAAAGTGCTTTTTGGCGCGGTGTGCCCGTTGCTCATGAGTCTAGCGGTCGCCAATTCCCCGGCTGACCCGAGCAACAAGATCATGGCCATCATGGCGGCCGCCGCGGCGGGCTTTTTCGGCCCCAACGAGTACGTGAGCATTCGCGCCAAGCGCCGGCAGAAGGAAATCCGGCGCGGACTGCCGAACGCGCTCGACCTGCTCGTCGTCTGCGTCGAGAGCGGACTCGGCCTCGACCAGGCCGTCGTCCAAGTCGCCAAGGATCTCGAGAAGGCGCACCCGGAAATCAGTGAAGAATTCGCGATGGTCAACTACGAGTTGAAAGCCGGCAAGAGGCGCATCGACGCCCTCCGGAATCTCGCCGAGCGATCGGCCGTCGACGATCTCAAGAAGCTCGTCGCGGTGCTGATTCAGGCCGACCGCTTCGGCACTGGCGTCGCGCAGAGCCTGCGCGGCCACTCCGAGTTCATGCGGGTCCAGGCCCGGCAGACGGCCGAGGAAAAGGCCGCCAAGCTCGGCGTGAAGCTCGTATTTCCAATCTTTTTCTGCATCCTGCCGTCACTGTTCGTCGTAACGGTAGGTCCGATGGTGGTGAAGATCATTCGGGATCTGCTCCCGATGATGAACAACATCTGA
- a CDS encoding CpaF family protein, which translates to MLPSIDSRSNQGQQLSWEQRLMKSAGRTKGTLKPEYQELKFTLHRKLLDKINLEALATIDNQRVRGEVRNALMQLIDSEQTLLSSVEKQQICDEVLDEVFGLGPLEPLLQDPTISDILVNTHKQVYVERKGLLELTNVSFRDSPHLIRIIDKIVSQVGRRIDESTPMVDARLLDGSRVNAIIPPLAVDGPLLSIRRFSVDKLMPADLVERRAMTPGMMELLEAAVKARLNIIISGGTGAGKTTLLNGLSSFINPKERIVTIEDAAELQLKQPHVARLETRPPNLEGNGAVRQRELLINSLRMRPDRIVVGECRGEEALDMLQAMNTGHDGSLTTIHANSPRDAVSRLEVMVSLANSNMQLVSIRQQISSAVNLLVQASRLSDGSRRVVSITEVTGMEGEVITLQDIFVFEKRGLSPEGKVVGRFAATGIRPKFYEKLLSSGIRLRPDLFDEVMEI; encoded by the coding sequence AGCTGGGAGCAGCGGCTCATGAAGAGTGCCGGGCGCACCAAAGGCACCCTGAAGCCCGAATACCAGGAGCTCAAGTTCACCCTGCATCGGAAGCTCCTCGACAAGATCAACCTCGAGGCGCTGGCGACGATCGACAACCAGCGGGTGCGCGGCGAGGTCCGCAACGCGCTGATGCAGCTCATCGACAGCGAGCAGACGCTGCTGAGCTCGGTGGAAAAACAGCAGATCTGCGACGAGGTGCTCGACGAGGTGTTCGGCCTCGGTCCGCTCGAGCCGCTTCTTCAGGACCCGACCATCTCCGACATCCTCGTCAACACGCACAAGCAGGTCTACGTCGAGCGCAAAGGTTTGCTCGAGTTGACCAACGTCAGTTTCCGCGATTCTCCGCACCTGATCCGGATCATCGACAAGATCGTCTCCCAGGTTGGCCGCCGCATTGATGAGTCCACTCCGATGGTGGACGCGCGCCTGCTCGACGGCTCGCGCGTCAACGCGATCATTCCTCCCCTCGCCGTCGACGGCCCGCTCCTGTCGATTCGCCGTTTCAGCGTCGACAAACTGATGCCGGCCGACCTCGTCGAACGCCGCGCCATGACGCCGGGCATGATGGAACTGCTCGAAGCCGCCGTCAAGGCCCGCCTGAACATCATCATCTCGGGCGGCACCGGCGCCGGAAAAACGACCCTTCTCAACGGTCTGTCGTCGTTCATCAATCCGAAAGAGCGAATCGTCACGATCGAAGACGCGGCCGAATTGCAGTTGAAGCAGCCCCACGTCGCCCGTCTCGAAACAAGGCCGCCGAACCTCGAAGGCAACGGCGCGGTCCGTCAGCGCGAGTTGCTGATCAACAGCCTCCGCATGCGTCCGGACCGGATCGTCGTCGGCGAGTGCCGCGGCGAGGAAGCGCTCGACATGTTGCAGGCGATGAACACCGGCCACGACGGATCGCTGACCACGATTCACGCCAACTCACCGCGCGACGCCGTGTCCCGTCTCGAGGTGATGGTGTCGCTCGCCAACTCGAACATGCAGTTGGTCAGTATCCGGCAGCAGATCTCGAGCGCCGTCAACCTGCTCGTGCAGGCCTCACGCTTGAGCGACGGGTCGCGCCGGGTGGTGAGCATCACCGAAGTCACCGGCATGGAAGGCGAGGTGATCACCCTCCAGGACATCTTCGTGTTCGAGAAGCGCGGGCTGAGTCCGGAAGGCAAGGTAGTCGGCCGGTTCGCGGCCACCGGGATCCGGCCCAAATTCTACGAAAAGCTGCTGTCGTCGGGGATCCGGCTCCGGCCGGACCTGTTCGACGAAGTGATGGAAATCTGA
- a CDS encoding type II secretion system F family protein has product MMFVVAFLAIWLGSLGVWWMISRAFKNADVDRMKSRILETAAKKEKKDKNAAPAPELIRTEDKSTGRLVMRLLAKADLNSRLENLIEQAGLKWRPARVVHTCLALFLGGFFFFRLTGLLPYLSTQIAAGLALSSLPIIHLLRARKKRLYKFEEQFPESLEFVARSMRAGHAFSVSLEMIHREFQEPLAGEFRRSFDEHNLGLPLDQALLKLSKRVPLLDVHFFVSAVLLQKRTGGNLAEILDKLAYVIRERFKLRGKIRAISAHGRMTGIALTMIPLGVALLMFYVNPSYVSFFVDDEVGNIMVAVAIGLQVLGYLIIRKIVTIEV; this is encoded by the coding sequence ATGATGTTTGTCGTCGCTTTCCTCGCAATCTGGCTCGGCTCGCTGGGCGTGTGGTGGATGATTTCCCGCGCCTTCAAGAACGCCGACGTCGACCGTATGAAGAGCCGGATTCTCGAAACGGCGGCCAAGAAAGAGAAGAAGGACAAGAACGCCGCGCCGGCTCCCGAGCTCATCCGGACCGAAGACAAATCCACCGGCCGGCTGGTGATGCGGCTGCTGGCCAAGGCGGACCTCAACAGCCGCCTCGAGAATCTGATCGAGCAAGCCGGTTTGAAGTGGCGGCCGGCCCGCGTCGTGCACACCTGTCTGGCGCTGTTTCTCGGCGGTTTCTTCTTCTTCCGCCTCACCGGCCTGCTCCCTTACCTGAGCACGCAAATCGCCGCCGGCTTGGCGCTCTCGTCGCTGCCGATCATCCATCTGCTGCGGGCGCGCAAGAAGCGGCTGTACAAGTTCGAGGAACAGTTCCCGGAGAGTCTCGAGTTCGTGGCCCGGTCGATGCGGGCCGGCCACGCCTTTTCGGTCTCGCTTGAGATGATCCACCGCGAGTTCCAGGAGCCTTTGGCCGGCGAGTTCCGGCGCTCCTTCGACGAGCACAACCTGGGGCTCCCGCTCGATCAGGCGCTGCTCAAGCTGTCCAAGCGTGTTCCGCTGCTCGACGTTCACTTCTTCGTCTCGGCCGTGCTGCTGCAGAAGCGCACCGGCGGCAACCTGGCGGAAATTCTGGACAAACTCGCCTACGTGATTCGCGAGCGTTTTAAGCTCCGCGGCAAGATCCGCGCCATCAGCGCGCACGGGCGCATGACGGGCATCGCCCTCACCATGATTCCGCTCGGCGTCGCCCTCCTGATGTTCTACGTCAACCCGAGCTACGTCAGCTTTTTCGTCGACGATGAAGTGGGCAACATCATGGTCGCCGTGGCGATCGGCCTTCAGGTGCTCGGCTACTTGATTATTCGCAAGATCGTGACTATCGAGGTCTGA